A section of the Humulus lupulus chromosome 2, drHumLupu1.1, whole genome shotgun sequence genome encodes:
- the LOC133817054 gene encoding protein NUCLEAR FUSION DEFECTIVE 4-like, translating into MMNQSKEKLKGFFNNRWLVFVAAMWLQSTAGVGYLFGSISPVIKSSLNYNQRQLARLGVAKDLGDSVGFFAGSLSEILPMWAALLVGAFKNFIGYGWVWLIVTGKAPVLPLWAICILIFVGTNGETYFNTASLVSCVQNFPKSRGPVVGILKGFAGLSGAILTQIYTMIHSPDKASIVFMVAVAPTMVTIALMFLVRPVGGHKQVRPTDGTSFTLIYSVCILLAAYLLGVMLVQDLVDVSHTVIIIFTVILFIILLVPIVIPVSLSLASEPRSAPDQEEAFLAQLHQEETEPGATSDSEVILSELEDEKPKEVDLLPRSERKKRIAQLQTKLLQAAAEGAVRVKRRGPRRGENFTLMQALIKADFWLIFVSLMLGSGTGLTVIDNLGQLSQSLGYDNTHIFVSMISIWNFLGRVAGGYFSEIVVRDYAYPRPMVMGIAQLVMSVGYLYVAFALPGALYVGTVLIGTGYGFHWAIVPAAASELFGLKNFGALYNFLTMANPAGCLIFSGLIAGPLYDREAEKQAHGQHLRQQIAGSIFSSFLGMDESLTCVGSTCFFLTLIILCCFSVLGFVLSMIIVHRTKAVYSQLYGGFRSTPPVS; encoded by the exons ATGATGAATCAGTCGAAGGAGAAGCTCAAAGGGTTTTTCAACAACAGATGGCTCGTTTTTGTGGCCGCAATGTGGTTGCAATCGACGGCTGGGGTTGGATATTTGTTCGGCAGCATATCTCCGGTCATAAAGAGCTCTTTGAATTATAATCAGAGGCAGCTCGCAAGGTTGGGTGTGGCTAAGGATCTTGGAGACTCTGTTGGGTTCTTTGCTGGGAGCTTGAGTGAGATTCTGCCCATGTGGGCTGCACTACTCGTTGGGGCTTTCAAGAATTTTATTGGGTATGGCTGGGTTTGGCTGATTGTTACTGGGAAAGCTCCAGTTTTGCCATTGTGGGCT ATATGCATACTTATATTTGTAGGGACAAATGGTGAGACCTACTTCAATACAGCTTCTCTGGTTTCCTGTGTTCAAAACTTTCCAAAAAGTAGGGGTCCTGTAGTCGGTATTTTGAAGGGCTTTGCAGGCTTAAGTGGTGCAATTTTGACACAGATATACACAATGATCCACTCACCGGACAAAGCTTCTATTGTTTTCATGGTTGCAGTTGCTCCAACCATGGTGACTATTGCTTTAATGTTTCTTGTCAGACCCGTTGGAGGTCATAAACAGGTCCGACCAACTGATGGGACGAGCTTCACATTAATCTACAGCGTGTGTATACTATTGGCTGCTTATTTGTTGGGGGTCATGCTAGTACAAGATCTAGTTGATGTTAGCCATACTGTTATAATAATTTTTACAGTAATCTTGTTCATAATTCTCTTAGTCCCTATTGTTATTCCTGTGTCATTGAGTTTAGCTTCGGAACCAAGAAGCGCTCCAGATCAAGAAGAGGCTTTCCTAGCTCAGCTACATCAAGAGGAAACTGAGCCAGGTGCGACTAGTGATAGTGAGGTTATATTGAGTGAACTTGAAGATGAGAAGCCCAAGGAAGTGGACTTGCTTCCAAGATCAGAAAGAAAAAAACGAATTGCGCAATTGCAAACGAAATTACTACAAGCAGCTGCTGAAGGAGCCGTGAGGGTGAAGAGGAGAGGGCCACGCAGAGGGGAAAATTTCACCTTGATGCAAGCTTTGATCAAAGCAGACTTTTGGCTTATTTTTGTGTCACTTATGTTAGGTTCTGGAACTGGTTTGACAGTGATCGACAACTTGGGGCAGCTGAGCCAATCTCTTGGTTATGATAATACACATATTTTTGTTTCCATGATCAGTATTTGGAACTTCTTAGGCCGAGTTGCAGGTGGTTACTTCTCTGAGATTGTAGTGAG GGATTATGCTTATCCAAGACCAATGGTAATGGGTATAGCTCAACTTGTTATGTCAGTTGGGTATCTTTATGTTGCATTTGCATTGCCTGGGGCACTATATGTTGGAACAGTTTTGATTGGGACTGGTTATGGTTTTCACTGGGCAATTGTACCAGCTGCTGCCTCTGAATTGTTTGGCTTGAAAAACTTTGGAGCTTTGTACAACTTTCTCACAATGGCAAACCCTGCTGGATGTCTAATCTTCTCTGGCCTTATTGCTGGTCCTTTATACGACCGTGAAGCAGAGAAGCAAGCTCATGGCCAACACCTCCGGCAGCAGATCGCAGGATCAATATTCTCGAGCTTTCTCGGCATGGATGAATCACTGACATGTGTTGGCTCCACATGCTTCTTCCTGACTTTGATCATATTGTGTTGCTTCTCTGTGCTTGGATTTGTCTTAAGCATGATTATTGTGCATAGAACCAAGGCTGTATACTCCCAACTCTATGGAGGCTTTCGATCTACACCGCCAGTCTCATAA